A portion of the Manihot esculenta cultivar AM560-2 chromosome 2, M.esculenta_v8, whole genome shotgun sequence genome contains these proteins:
- the LOC122721909 gene encoding uncharacterized protein LOC122721909, whose protein sequence is MAFDTKKAEMQGASQSVKSDPSEWEGTDTFPPVLPGVQSGRAGSGDTARDLGRSVEVNRGGIVQRRDIGVQVNMDEDNMGESEDDAQIKESKSSSSGEVDPSSLSTAAKRGREGRRTPRQWGRTRKGRLWKRLQARLDVGEGLDRPRCLRCGRSHGGVCLAGTTACFSCGQEGHFARECPTAPRMRKVARNGVQDGSEVGFREDRVGCLEV, encoded by the exons ATGGCTTTTgacaca AAGAaagctgagatgcaaggtgctagtcAGTCGGTGaagtcagatccatctgagtgggaaggtacagacacctttccccctgttTTGCCAGGAGTGCAGTCAGGCAGAGCTGGCAGTGGGGATACAGCAAGAGACCTTGGAAGATCTGTTGAGGTTAATAGAGGAGGTATAGTGCAGAGGAGGGATATAGGTgtgcaagtgaatatggatgaagaTAATATGGGAGAATCCGAAGATGATGCGCAGATTAAGGAGTCCAagagttcaagttcaggagaagttgatccctccagTCTGAGTACAGCTGCGAAGAGAGGCAGAGAGGGGAGAAGAACCCCTAGGCAGTGGGGCAGAACTAGGAAGGGTAGACTGTGGAAGAGGTTGCAGGCTCGGCTAGACGTTGGAGAAGGTTTAGACCGCCCAAGATGTTTAAGGTGTGGAAGATCACACGGAGGAGTATGTCTagcagggacaacagcatgtttcagttgcggacaggaagggcatttcgCACgcgagtgtcctactgcgcccaggaTG cgcaaggtAGCCAGGAACGGAGTTCAGGATGGCTCTGAGGTAGGCTTCAGAGAGGACAGAgtaggatgcctagaagtttga
- the LOC110608295 gene encoding uncharacterized protein LOC110608295 — protein MPLDESMFVPEAMRVCDLFVEGELRWDVEKLMNIFSVADMRAILTILLPLFPKPDKLIWHLHKKGVYSVKSAYFCALELSGRTGVLDYNDGWNHLWSLDIPPKVRDFLWRAYRGVFPTRDILLRRGIHVPATCLFCDHDESISHVFLHCPMAVELLRLADFSTAVDFPIFMDFFIHIYNTFGRERTARMAIHAWKLWHVRNERLWVNKVLSPSEVHHAASSYFTDYVALLVARLRTLSHSSVPRVLHLVEATTLEVDWIAFIDCAVFASADLFDFAAVFEDLEGFFSIVISGFYEGGGQPVIAETLALRQCVSYARDCFLQPGCIFTDNQSLVLAICSPLDDFSEFGLVISDCKDAMRSHGNIHVRWVRRSENRATHLLARESIHHGRFKIWIDISDCLLDYYSTR, from the coding sequence ATGCCTTTAGATGAGTCGATGTTTGTTCCTGAAGCCATGAGagtatgtgatttgtttgttgaAGGTGAGCTGCGTTGGGATGTAGAGAAGCTAATGAATATTTTTAGTGTTGCTGATATGAGAGCTATTCTTACTATTCTATTGCCTCTATTCCCAAAACcagataaattaatttggcaCTTGCATAAGAAGGGTGTGTACTCAGTTAAATCTGCCTATTTTTGTGCCTTAGAATTGTCGGGTAGGACTGGTGTGCTAGATTATAATGATGGGTGGAACCATCTTTGGTCTCTTGATATTCCTCCTAAAGTTCGTGATTTTCTTTGGCGTGCTTATCGTGGAGTGTTTCCTACTCGGGATATTCTTTTGAGGCGTGGGATACATGTACCTGCTACATGTCTTTTTTGTGATCATGATGAATCTATTTCACATGTTTTTTTGCATTGTCCAATGGCTGTTGAGTTATTGAGACTTGCTGATTTTTCTACTGCTGTTGATTTTCCTATATTCATGGATTtctttattcatatttataatactTTTGGCAGAGAAAGGACAGCACGTATGGCTATACATGCATGGAAGTTATGGCATGTCAGGAATGAAAGATTAtgggtcaataaagttttgtcaCCTAGTGAGGTTCATCATGCTGCTAGTTCCTATTTTACTGATTATGTGGCTTTACTTGTGGCTCGGCTAAGGACGTTATCCCACTCATCTGTTCCTCGTGTGCTCCATTTGGTTGAGGCTACCACTCTTGAAGTTGATTGGATTGCATTCATTGATTGTGCAGTCTTTGCTAGTGCTGATTTGTTCGATTTTGCAGCAGTATTTGAGGACTTGGAAGGCTTCTTTTCCATTGTAATTTCGGGTTTCTATGAGGGGGGTGGGCAACCTGTTATTGCTGAAACTTTGGCCTTGCGTCAATGTGTATCTTATGCTAGAGATTGTTTTCTTCAGCCTGGTTGTATTTTTAcggataaccaatccttagtcTTGGCTATTTGCTCTCCTCTGGATGACTTTTCGGAGTTTGGATTAGTTATTTCTGATTGCAAGGATGCTATGCGGTCTCATGGTAACATTCATGTTCGTTGGGTACGGCGTTCAGAAAATAGAGCCACCCATTTATTAGCTAGAGAGTCTATTCATCATGGTAGATTCAAGATTTGGATTGACATTTCTGATTGTCTCTTGGATTATTATTCTACAAGATAA